A single window of Streptomyces xanthii DNA harbors:
- a CDS encoding SCO5918 family protein, giving the protein MRCVIARFPFDLTKNGVLESMKGIKPEAALGDLVVIGRRHYPAKQVGQIITRQDRRDFSCAEVVRAMVQLGFTCRTAPTALPAPAPLDDSYQRASALLGTPPTRLRYGQV; this is encoded by the coding sequence ATGCGCTGTGTCATCGCCCGTTTCCCGTTCGACCTGACGAAGAACGGTGTGCTCGAGTCGATGAAAGGCATCAAGCCCGAAGCGGCCCTCGGTGACCTCGTCGTCATCGGGCGCCGCCATTACCCCGCCAAGCAGGTCGGCCAGATCATCACCCGTCAGGATCGGCGCGACTTCAGCTGCGCGGAGGTGGTGAGGGCGATGGTCCAACTCGGCTTCACCTGTCGCACCGCCCCCACAGCCCTGCCCGCCCCTGCGCCTCTGGATGACTCGTACCAGCGGGCTTCCGCCCTGCTCGGCACTCCACCCACCCGTCTCAGGTACGGCCAGGTGTGA
- a CDS encoding MerR family transcriptional regulator produces the protein MPPRSTRPVDKFDDDDYPAYTMGRAAEMLGATPAFLRALGEHRLITPLRSEGGHRRYSRYQLRIAGRARELVDGGTPIEAACRIIILEDQLEEAKRINEELRAQGPQK, from the coding sequence ATGCCCCCTCGCAGTACCCGCCCCGTCGACAAGTTCGACGATGACGACTATCCCGCCTACACCATGGGCCGAGCCGCGGAAATGCTCGGAGCCACCCCCGCATTCCTGCGCGCCCTGGGTGAACATCGCCTCATCACCCCGCTGCGCTCGGAAGGCGGCCACCGGCGCTACTCCCGTTACCAGCTGCGCATTGCCGGGCGCGCCCGCGAACTCGTCGACGGCGGCACGCCCATAGAGGCGGCCTGCCGCATCATCATCCTCGAGGACCAGCTCGAGGAAGCGAAGCGCATCAACGAAGAACTCCGTGCTCAGGGACCTCAGAAGTAG
- a CDS encoding GlxA family transcriptional regulator: MQIPTCRDVQRVGGSVPDTARRLIVIVLFEGVDLLDVTGPPEVFSLALRETEEAAGYRVLLAAETLDPVTTGAGVRILPDITFAQAAAGTIDTLLVPGAVELDEERRAHPLVDPDLVEWVRVLAERTHRITSVCVGAHLLAAAGLLDGKRATTHWSTAQQLAADHPAVQVDADPIFIREGNVWTGAGISACLDLSLALIADDLGEAVALRVARQLVMYLKRPSGQSQFSVPLEQVSTTRRIEDLRHHILRHIDEPLTVVDLAAYAHVSDRHLTRLFKTELGTTPHAYIESVRVEKARHELESSDATLERVATLCGFGTTDTLVRAFRRRLNTTPTEYRRRFRVPQVP, encoded by the coding sequence ATGCAGATACCGACATGCCGTGACGTGCAGAGAGTGGGAGGGTCCGTGCCGGACACCGCCAGACGACTCATCGTGATCGTGCTCTTCGAGGGCGTCGACCTGCTCGACGTGACCGGACCACCCGAGGTGTTCTCACTGGCACTGCGCGAGACCGAGGAAGCGGCGGGCTACCGGGTACTGCTGGCCGCCGAGACCCTGGACCCGGTCACCACCGGCGCGGGGGTGCGCATCCTTCCGGACATCACCTTCGCGCAGGCCGCCGCGGGCACCATCGACACGCTCCTGGTTCCCGGGGCGGTGGAGCTCGACGAGGAACGCCGCGCCCACCCGCTCGTCGACCCGGATCTCGTCGAGTGGGTGAGGGTGCTGGCCGAGCGTACGCACCGGATCACCTCGGTGTGCGTGGGCGCGCACCTGCTCGCGGCCGCCGGACTGCTCGACGGCAAGCGGGCCACCACGCACTGGTCCACCGCACAGCAACTGGCCGCCGACCACCCGGCCGTACAGGTCGACGCCGACCCCATCTTCATCCGCGAGGGCAACGTGTGGACGGGCGCCGGGATCAGCGCCTGCCTCGACCTGTCGCTCGCGCTGATCGCCGACGACCTCGGCGAGGCGGTGGCCCTGCGCGTGGCGCGCCAGCTGGTGATGTACCTGAAGCGACCCAGCGGCCAGAGCCAGTTCAGCGTGCCGCTCGAGCAGGTGTCGACGACGCGGCGCATCGAGGATCTGCGCCATCACATCCTCCGGCACATCGACGAGCCGCTCACGGTGGTCGATCTGGCCGCGTACGCGCACGTCAGCGACCGGCATCTGACACGCCTGTTCAAGACCGAGCTCGGGACGACCCCGCACGCGTACATCGAGTCGGTCCGGGTGGAGAAGGCCCGCCACGAGCTGGAGTCATCCGACGCCACCCTGGAGCGTGTCGCGACGCTGTGCGGGTTCGGCACGACGGACACGCTCGTGCGGGCCTTCCGCCGACGCCTGAACACGACACCGACGGAGTACCGACGCCGGTTCCGGGTGCCGCAAGTTCCGTGA
- a CDS encoding isochorismatase family protein — protein MSRTTLRELNGFDETPAKLDGSTLILIDFQNTYTQGVMELDGWEASLDAAAQLLARARAAGTKVVHVINDGGEGTPYDIRAEIGQIHPKVAPVDGEPVVVKQVPNAFVGTDLATHLTEGQDVVIAGWMTHMCVAFTAQGAFLGGHRPTVVAEATATRSLPVAGTDVPAEQVHQGALATIADLYGVVVVSQKEIV, from the coding sequence ATGTCCCGAACCACGCTGCGCGAGCTCAACGGCTTCGACGAGACGCCCGCGAAGCTGGACGGCTCGACGCTGATCCTCATCGACTTCCAGAACACCTACACCCAGGGCGTGATGGAGCTCGACGGTTGGGAGGCGTCCCTCGACGCCGCCGCGCAGCTCCTCGCGCGGGCCCGTGCGGCGGGCACCAAGGTCGTCCACGTCATCAACGACGGCGGCGAGGGCACCCCGTACGACATCAGGGCCGAGATCGGCCAGATCCACCCGAAGGTCGCGCCGGTCGACGGCGAGCCCGTCGTGGTCAAGCAGGTCCCGAACGCGTTCGTCGGCACGGACCTCGCCACGCACCTCACCGAGGGCCAGGACGTCGTCATCGCGGGCTGGATGACACACATGTGCGTCGCGTTCACGGCGCAGGGCGCGTTCCTGGGCGGCCACCGCCCCACCGTCGTGGCCGAGGCCACCGCCACCCGTTCGCTTCCGGTCGCGGGCACCGACGTGCCCGCCGAGCAGGTGCACCAGGGAGCTCTCGCCACCATCGCCGACCTGTACGGGGTCGTCGTCGTGTCCCAGAAGGAGATCGTCTGA
- a CDS encoding isochorismatase family protein: MKLLRSAAVLGAAVVLAATVSACGGSSAAATRTDSGEQRSEKSHEKNYAKDTTTLRQLMKLDETPAKLSNATLVLVDYQNVYTDGAMELTGWREAVKSTRALLERARKAHTPVIHIVEKGYDLKSKAGQIIPDLEPVKGEAVVEKAVPNGFHDTNLDEELRKTGRKNVIISGFMTHMCTLFTTEGAVYAGYNPTVVGDASATRPLPVNGNPRGIPAKQVHESALATIQDRFGVVVPKQRDIK, encoded by the coding sequence ATGAAGCTGCTCCGTTCCGCCGCCGTGCTCGGTGCCGCAGTCGTCCTCGCGGCCACCGTCTCCGCCTGTGGCGGCAGCTCCGCGGCCGCCACCCGCACCGACAGCGGTGAGCAGCGCAGCGAGAAGAGCCATGAGAAGAACTACGCCAAGGACACGACGACGCTGCGTCAGCTGATGAAACTGGACGAGACGCCGGCGAAGCTGTCGAACGCCACGCTGGTCCTCGTGGACTACCAGAACGTCTATACCGACGGCGCGATGGAGCTCACCGGATGGCGTGAGGCCGTCAAGAGCACCAGGGCCCTCCTGGAGCGCGCTCGCAAGGCCCACACGCCGGTCATCCACATCGTGGAGAAGGGCTACGACCTCAAGTCGAAGGCCGGGCAGATCATCCCCGACCTCGAGCCCGTCAAGGGTGAGGCCGTCGTCGAGAAGGCCGTCCCCAACGGCTTCCACGACACGAACCTCGACGAGGAGCTCAGGAAGACCGGCCGCAAGAACGTCATCATCTCCGGCTTCATGACGCACATGTGCACCCTCTTCACCACCGAGGGCGCCGTGTACGCCGGCTACAACCCGACGGTCGTCGGCGACGCCTCCGCCACCCGCCCGCTGCCCGTGAACGGCAACCCCCGCGGCATTCCGGCGAAGCAGGTGCACGAGTCCGCACTCGCCACCATCCAGGACCGCTTCGGCGTCGTAGTGCCCAAGCAGCGCGACATCAAGTAG
- a CDS encoding dienelactone hydrolase family protein, producing the protein MADDALTDFRREPFTHGDRTHTVLRAGTGPAVIVMAEIPGITPKVAEFARRVRDIGCTVVMPHLFGVAGRDPHPQAHGWTGAAWTGLRAAVQICVSREFTTLAAGRTSPVVTWLRALAAREHERCGGPGVGAVGMCLTGGFALAMATDDRLLAPVLCQPSLPLAVNDRNRHSIDISPDDLRTVQKRCASGLTVLGTRFRGDRLVPGARFAFLREKLGDSFIAVELDDSAANPDGLIRPHSVLTEHLIDEPGQPTRRALDQVLDHFRQRLLDPDSTTAGTGGTE; encoded by the coding sequence ATGGCCGATGACGCTCTGACAGATTTCCGACGCGAACCGTTCACGCATGGGGATCGCACCCACACCGTGCTGCGCGCGGGGACGGGACCAGCCGTGATCGTCATGGCGGAGATCCCGGGAATCACCCCGAAGGTCGCCGAGTTCGCCCGACGGGTCCGGGACATCGGCTGCACGGTCGTGATGCCCCACCTGTTCGGCGTCGCCGGACGCGACCCGCACCCGCAGGCGCACGGTTGGACCGGCGCCGCCTGGACCGGCCTGCGCGCCGCCGTCCAGATCTGTGTCAGCCGCGAGTTCACCACCCTGGCCGCCGGCCGAACCTCCCCTGTCGTCACCTGGCTGCGTGCCCTCGCCGCGCGCGAGCACGAGCGGTGCGGGGGACCGGGCGTGGGAGCCGTGGGCATGTGCCTGACCGGTGGCTTCGCCCTGGCCATGGCCACGGACGACCGCCTCCTCGCCCCCGTGCTGTGTCAGCCGTCCCTCCCACTGGCAGTCAACGACCGCAACCGCCACTCTATCGACATTTCCCCGGACGACCTGCGCACCGTCCAGAAGCGCTGCGCGTCCGGCCTGACCGTCCTCGGCACGCGCTTCCGCGGCGACCGGCTCGTCCCCGGCGCCCGGTTCGCCTTCCTGCGCGAAAAGCTCGGCGATTCGTTCATCGCGGTCGAACTCGACGACAGCGCGGCAAACCCGGACGGCCTCATCCGCCCGCACTCCGTCCTGACCGAGCACCTCATCGACGAACCGGGTCAACCCACCCGTCGCGCACTCGACCAGGTCCTCGACCACTTCCGCCAACGCCTCCTCGACCCCGACAGCACGACCGCCGGGACTGGCGGGACCGAATGA
- a CDS encoding bestrophin-like domain, whose amino-acid sequence MSLWLLNHFSTLTIAVLAVGGTVLLAVTGSVLMRRRYPSLARGEHNDMVEATLGMFGAIYGIILAFVIVTLWTQLDSAQTIVSAEATDAALIARDARAFPTPVRADLDHAMSGYVHAVVEDQWPRMRSGQPSYGATETHLRSAFAVLQAYDPKNSREEVFYEQAVGNLNDIAAQRRARITMAEQELPPLLQVLAFGGAAVLIPLTFLYGMRRLRVQILFVASVAGLVGFSLLLVLVLDRPFAGDLSISPAPYREGALAQYWTP is encoded by the coding sequence ATGTCGCTCTGGCTGCTCAATCACTTCTCCACCCTCACCATCGCCGTCCTCGCCGTCGGCGGCACCGTCCTCCTCGCCGTCACCGGGAGCGTGCTGATGCGCCGCAGATACCCCTCCCTCGCACGGGGCGAGCACAACGACATGGTTGAAGCGACCTTGGGGATGTTCGGCGCGATCTACGGAATCATCCTGGCCTTCGTCATCGTCACTCTGTGGACGCAGCTGGACAGCGCGCAGACCATCGTCTCCGCCGAGGCCACCGACGCAGCCCTCATCGCCCGTGATGCCCGCGCCTTCCCCACGCCGGTCCGCGCCGACCTCGACCACGCGATGAGCGGCTACGTCCACGCCGTCGTGGAGGACCAGTGGCCGCGCATGCGGTCCGGACAGCCGTCGTACGGGGCGACCGAGACACACCTTCGGTCGGCGTTCGCTGTGCTGCAGGCCTACGACCCGAAGAACTCACGCGAAGAGGTCTTCTACGAACAGGCCGTCGGCAACCTCAACGACATCGCCGCCCAGCGCCGCGCCCGCATCACCATGGCCGAGCAGGAACTCCCGCCGCTGCTCCAGGTGTTGGCGTTCGGCGGCGCGGCCGTCCTCATCCCGCTGACCTTCCTCTACGGCATGCGCAGACTGCGCGTCCAGATCCTCTTCGTCGCCTCCGTCGCAGGTCTGGTCGGCTTCAGCCTGCTCCTCGTGCTCGTCCTCGACCGCCCCTTCGCCGGAGATCTCAGCATCAGCCCCGCCCCCTACCGGGAAGGTGCACTCGCCCAGTACTGGACGCCGTGA
- a CDS encoding trypsin-like serine protease, with amino-acid sequence MTTHRAIHAVAVTAAACATVLAAAMPSPAINSYNATPAPERTEVGALVATWDNDDDPATPDRVDWVCSGTMIDAGTFLTASHCTTDWPDNVRFYVSLDQDVQAGLDAAAKKYPGDPAAQAAAVAVPGTAHSHPDYPGPASDPHDIAVVEVPAAKMSARWSFTPATLPTAGQLDAMGPRKLDSTDWTVAGYGTQEAVNGPGGQTHPGGGVRLKAPVSFDALNDAWVRLAMTAPQGNGGACYGDSGGPNFATIGGKRILAATTITGDGPCYATNVTYRLDTPGARAFLKPFVQLP; translated from the coding sequence TTGACCACCCACCGCGCCATCCACGCCGTCGCCGTCACCGCGGCCGCCTGCGCCACCGTGCTGGCCGCCGCGATGCCCTCGCCCGCCATCAACTCCTACAACGCGACCCCTGCTCCCGAACGCACCGAGGTCGGTGCTCTCGTGGCGACCTGGGACAACGACGACGATCCGGCCACGCCCGACCGCGTGGACTGGGTGTGCTCCGGCACCATGATCGACGCCGGCACCTTCCTGACCGCATCCCACTGCACCACGGACTGGCCGGACAACGTGCGGTTCTACGTCTCCCTGGACCAGGACGTCCAGGCAGGACTGGATGCCGCCGCGAAGAAGTACCCCGGTGATCCCGCCGCTCAGGCCGCTGCCGTCGCCGTCCCGGGCACGGCCCACAGCCACCCCGACTATCCGGGCCCCGCCTCCGACCCGCACGACATCGCGGTCGTCGAAGTACCCGCCGCCAAGATGTCCGCGCGCTGGTCGTTCACCCCGGCCACACTGCCGACCGCCGGTCAACTCGACGCGATGGGACCCCGGAAACTCGACTCCACCGACTGGACCGTCGCCGGCTACGGCACCCAGGAAGCGGTGAACGGGCCCGGAGGCCAGACCCACCCGGGCGGCGGCGTCCGCCTGAAGGCGCCGGTGAGCTTCGACGCCCTCAACGACGCGTGGGTCCGCCTCGCCATGACCGCACCCCAGGGCAACGGCGGTGCGTGCTACGGAGATTCGGGCGGCCCCAACTTCGCCACCATCGGCGGCAAGCGCATCCTCGCGGCGACGACCATCACCGGCGACGGCCCGTGCTACGCCACCAACGTCACTTACCGGCTGGACACTCCAGGAGCCCGCGCCTTCCTGAAGCCCTTCGTGCAGCTGCCGTGA
- a CDS encoding suppressor of fused domain protein translates to MFESERNQRAAAGVEAHVRDFFTGHMITVSDYDLGPERRELVPDLRILTVSPGPRADSWAYITAGCWSTVETDGHGLEFVLTAPVRDGRFAELLAMTAYYHADHHLDVEHSLPIGEPWLPGSHCDHLLISLPYLHGPDLEHCALPDGHARILWALPVTAAEMAYRREHGHEALEQLFDERGIVPTDPRRPSVA, encoded by the coding sequence ATGTTCGAGAGCGAGCGAAACCAGCGGGCGGCAGCAGGCGTCGAGGCCCACGTTCGCGACTTCTTCACCGGTCACATGATCACGGTCAGCGACTACGACCTGGGACCCGAGCGAAGGGAACTGGTTCCCGACCTGCGGATCCTCACCGTCAGCCCGGGACCGCGCGCCGACAGCTGGGCCTACATCACCGCCGGCTGCTGGTCCACGGTCGAGACGGACGGTCACGGCCTCGAATTCGTCCTCACCGCTCCCGTCCGCGACGGACGCTTCGCCGAGCTCCTGGCCATGACCGCCTACTACCACGCCGATCACCACCTCGACGTCGAGCACAGCCTGCCCATCGGGGAGCCGTGGCTGCCCGGGTCCCACTGCGACCACCTGCTGATCAGCCTGCCCTACCTCCATGGACCTGACCTGGAGCACTGCGCACTGCCGGACGGCCATGCCCGCATCCTCTGGGCCCTGCCGGTCACCGCGGCCGAGATGGCATACCGCCGCGAGCACGGTCACGAGGCCCTCGAGCAGCTCTTCGACGAGCGGGGGATCGTCCCGACCGATCCCCGGCGTCCGTCCGTCGCCTGA
- a CDS encoding DUF2625 domain-containing protein, whose product MAGTLSLGPGFEGVVQRWDDRRVRGIDELISVDDPAWPELEDLFAASAVPIEVLTADRSESRRCLLQMQVTARSVLGAMALNCGGLALDDGWVRVFAGGSGEDGGSLPSLAQVNAFPAHFDPAWQPANGLVVGHDVLGGVFALNGHDPEALGRPGVPGQMTYFAPDTLEWEAMEMGHSAWISWMLSGRLEKFYEGLRWPGWREEVASLSFSQGISVIPFVWSQEAQADLAATSRRAVPMREVLGLAADFALQMGSVDPGFLGAV is encoded by the coding sequence ATGGCCGGAACCCTGTCTCTCGGGCCTGGCTTCGAAGGTGTCGTGCAGCGCTGGGATGATCGTCGGGTGCGTGGAATTGATGAGTTGATCAGCGTGGACGATCCGGCCTGGCCCGAGCTGGAGGACCTGTTCGCGGCCAGTGCTGTCCCGATAGAAGTACTGACCGCTGACCGGAGCGAGAGCCGCCGGTGTCTGCTGCAGATGCAGGTCACGGCGCGATCAGTACTCGGCGCCATGGCGTTGAACTGTGGTGGCCTGGCCCTCGATGACGGATGGGTGCGTGTCTTCGCCGGGGGGTCGGGTGAAGACGGCGGCAGTCTGCCAAGTCTTGCCCAGGTCAATGCGTTCCCCGCGCATTTCGATCCTGCTTGGCAGCCGGCGAATGGCTTGGTGGTCGGCCACGACGTGTTGGGCGGGGTGTTCGCGCTGAACGGCCACGACCCGGAAGCGTTGGGTCGGCCCGGCGTTCCAGGACAGATGACCTACTTCGCTCCCGACACGTTGGAGTGGGAAGCGATGGAGATGGGTCACTCGGCATGGATCTCCTGGATGCTGTCCGGGCGGCTGGAGAAGTTCTACGAAGGGCTGCGCTGGCCCGGCTGGCGTGAGGAGGTGGCCTCGTTGTCCTTCTCACAGGGCATCTCGGTGATTCCGTTCGTGTGGTCGCAGGAGGCTCAAGCGGATCTCGCGGCCACCAGTCGCCGTGCCGTGCCGATGCGTGAAGTCCTCGGCCTCGCCGCTGACTTCGCCCTGCAGATGGGCTCGGTCGATCCGGGATTCCTGGGTGCGGTATAG
- a CDS encoding LysR family transcriptional regulator, whose translation MRTAEDLTSFATAVTWNNSDLLKYRSVRLSYRGAESMERQELEAFLALAEELHFGRTAHRLGLSAGRISQVIKALERRVGVPLFERNNRRVALTPVGERLRDDLLPARRIIDEALARAVAAGRGITGSLRIGYSSSMAANLLLNTMETFRTSHPDCDVTIQEIQLSDPYGPLRSEQVHLQITELPVDEPDLDSGPVLYTSPRALLVSSSHPMARRETVSLEDLTHETLLTIGGTVPQHWLDYNFPRRTPSGRPIPQGHAAISWQEIPFLVAAGQGVSLACTEAEPHYSTPGVTWIPVQESLPCHFAAIWPRHGMTTRVRAFLETLHKTTPAGRR comes from the coding sequence GTGCGTACGGCTGAAGACCTGACCAGCTTCGCCACGGCCGTGACCTGGAACAACAGTGATCTGCTCAAGTACCGTTCAGTGCGGCTAAGTTATCGGGGAGCGGAGAGCATGGAGCGACAGGAGCTGGAGGCCTTCCTGGCACTGGCCGAGGAACTGCACTTCGGGCGCACGGCCCACCGCCTGGGTCTGTCCGCAGGACGGATCAGCCAGGTGATCAAGGCACTCGAGCGTCGGGTCGGAGTGCCCCTGTTCGAACGCAATAACCGTCGCGTCGCCCTCACCCCGGTCGGCGAACGGCTCCGCGACGACCTCCTGCCGGCACGCAGGATCATCGACGAGGCACTCGCCCGCGCGGTCGCCGCCGGGCGCGGCATCACCGGCTCCCTGCGTATCGGCTATTCCAGTTCGATGGCTGCCAATCTGCTGCTCAACACCATGGAGACGTTCCGCACGTCCCATCCCGACTGCGACGTGACGATCCAGGAGATCCAGCTCTCCGACCCCTATGGACCGCTGCGCAGTGAGCAGGTGCACCTCCAGATCACCGAACTGCCCGTGGACGAACCGGATCTGGACTCCGGGCCCGTGCTCTACACCTCGCCTCGGGCCCTCCTGGTCTCGAGCTCCCACCCCATGGCCCGACGCGAGACGGTCTCGCTCGAAGACCTCACCCACGAAACGCTGCTGACCATCGGCGGCACGGTCCCGCAGCATTGGCTCGACTACAACTTCCCGCGCCGGACGCCCTCCGGCCGCCCGATCCCCCAGGGCCACGCGGCGATCTCCTGGCAGGAGATCCCCTTCCTCGTGGCCGCGGGTCAGGGCGTCTCGCTCGCCTGCACCGAAGCCGAGCCCCACTACTCCACACCCGGCGTCACCTGGATCCCGGTCCAGGAATCACTCCCCTGCCACTTCGCCGCCATCTGGCCCAGACACGGCATGACCACCCGCGTACGAGCCTTCCTCGAGACACTCCACAAAACGACGCCGGCAGGACGCCGGTAG
- a CDS encoding cupin domain-containing protein has protein sequence MSYPDPRYFGEHGEVSAGFRPADTAPDFVAKPADPTVAQGTAFHYLSTTLSTNGEYGLYRVDMGPEVSGPSTHFHKAMSESFFILSGTMRLYDGRRWVDATSGDYLYVPVGGLHAFRNESGEPASMLMLFAPGAPREDYFEGVTELAGLSEKERAEFFIRHDSFFV, from the coding sequence ATGTCCTACCCTGACCCGCGCTACTTCGGTGAGCACGGCGAGGTCAGTGCCGGATTCCGTCCCGCGGACACCGCACCTGATTTCGTCGCGAAGCCCGCAGACCCCACCGTCGCGCAGGGCACCGCGTTCCACTACCTGTCGACCACGCTCTCGACCAACGGTGAGTACGGCCTGTACCGGGTGGACATGGGGCCGGAGGTGAGCGGGCCGAGCACACACTTCCACAAGGCGATGTCGGAGTCGTTCTTCATCCTGTCCGGCACGATGCGGCTGTACGACGGCCGCCGCTGGGTCGACGCGACCTCCGGCGACTACCTGTACGTGCCGGTCGGCGGCCTGCACGCCTTCCGCAACGAGTCCGGCGAACCGGCGTCCATGCTCATGCTCTTCGCACCCGGCGCGCCCCGAGAGGACTACTTCGAGGGCGTCACCGAGCTGGCAGGGCTCAGCGAGAAGGAGCGCGCGGAGTTCTTCATCCGCCACGACAGCTTCTTCGTCTGA
- a CDS encoding MFS transporter, whose amino-acid sequence MTAPQSLLSRRLVLLLSLTCAAAVGNLYFAQAVTPLAASGLGVSAGAAALTVTATQVGYAAGNFLIAPLGDRFPHRTVLTVLLCLTALGLLAAGCAPALPALAAASAFVGLTTVAASVVGPLAAGLTAPERRGEVSGTLLSGSIGGILLSRTFGGTLAETLGWRAPYLAAAAVMLLLAGVLRAALPSTTPARAETHTPYLALITAPLRFLREEPELRRSCLYQACVFAGFSAVWTCVVLLLTGPVYGMGAPAAGLLALVGAVTMVATPLAGRVVDRRGPDVVNLVCLLGTIASAGVLTAGALGGAVGLSALVVGTLLLDVAMQCGMVANVTRVYALRDDARSRLGTAYMTCAYLGGSAGSWLGARAWDAAGWAGVCGLPALLTAAALVRHLTASGRHRSGSVLGEPPAADGARRGRSGQYHL is encoded by the coding sequence ATGACAGCACCGCAGTCACTCCTGAGCCGCCGGCTCGTCCTCCTGCTCTCACTCACCTGCGCCGCAGCCGTGGGCAACTTGTACTTCGCGCAGGCCGTCACCCCACTCGCCGCCTCAGGCCTCGGCGTCTCCGCGGGCGCAGCGGCCCTCACCGTCACCGCCACCCAGGTCGGCTACGCGGCCGGCAACTTCCTCATCGCGCCGCTCGGAGACCGGTTCCCCCACCGGACCGTGCTCACCGTCCTGCTCTGCCTCACCGCGCTCGGCCTGCTCGCCGCCGGCTGCGCGCCCGCCCTGCCCGCGCTCGCCGCCGCCTCCGCCTTCGTCGGCCTGACCACCGTCGCCGCCTCCGTCGTCGGCCCGCTCGCCGCGGGGCTGACCGCCCCCGAGCGACGCGGCGAGGTGTCCGGGACCCTGCTCAGCGGCTCCATCGGCGGCATCCTGCTCTCGCGGACCTTCGGCGGTACGCTCGCCGAAACCCTGGGCTGGCGGGCCCCCTATCTGGCGGCCGCCGCAGTCATGCTGCTGCTGGCCGGCGTCCTGCGTGCGGCCCTCCCCTCGACCACGCCCGCGCGGGCGGAGACCCACACCCCCTACCTCGCCCTGATCACCGCCCCCTTGCGCTTCCTCCGGGAAGAGCCCGAACTGCGCCGCTCCTGCCTCTACCAGGCCTGCGTGTTCGCCGGTTTCTCAGCGGTGTGGACGTGCGTGGTGCTGTTGCTGACCGGTCCCGTATACGGAATGGGCGCGCCGGCCGCGGGTCTGCTCGCGCTGGTGGGGGCGGTGACCATGGTCGCCACCCCGTTGGCCGGGCGGGTCGTGGACCGGCGCGGGCCTGACGTGGTGAACCTGGTCTGCCTGCTGGGCACGATCGCCTCCGCCGGAGTGCTGACGGCCGGTGCGCTGGGCGGGGCCGTGGGGCTGTCTGCGCTGGTCGTAGGGACGCTGCTGCTGGACGTGGCGATGCAGTGCGGGATGGTCGCCAACGTCACCCGTGTCTACGCCCTGCGCGACGACGCCCGCAGCCGGCTCGGCACCGCCTACATGACCTGCGCCTATCTCGGCGGCAGCGCCGGCTCCTGGCTCGGCGCCCGGGCCTGGGACGCCGCCGGCTGGGCCGGCGTGTGCGGGCTGCCGGCGCTGCTCACCGCGGCTGCGCTCGTACGGCATCTGACCGCCTCCGGGCGGCACCGGTCCGGCAGCGTTCTTGGGGAACCGCCTGCCGCGGACGGTGCCCGGCGGGGCCGTTCCGGTCAGTACCACTTGTAG